One segment of Amycolatopsis alba DSM 44262 DNA contains the following:
- a CDS encoding AlbA family DNA-binding domain-containing protein, with product MPIKWSRIHAELGESPTALTYAMVDRAVRLDMAETDDLEWKRALPQGPDKKLEEFAKDLAAMANTGGGLIVYGVSEDADERADELLGVANGKAERQTLHSYAARWVRPLIGDLAIESLDDGRGGPGLIVVFVTASPDAPHVVVYENNRMGVPYRYGPHTNWMSEHELERAYRDRFSRRADDRAALVALLDGLKPEIDQDKGVWLALAAQPVLSPPPRTSGPDRQNAIKAILDAEALAGDLTGDTSWFRKLLGLSDGVVANPRTGLRRWRFRSYRADDNLQASASWPVVELHHNGGVALAVELTSTVSVPKLHDAHWVPVRVMDLLIGAGVALASSHSRTLGITGTIMVRADLLTSGSAPSRHLIAVERVHPDSSSFERVGGSAPVRVPAAVEATFTADSDITALRDAARQLAEDLNHQFGKPDCSLP from the coding sequence ATGCCGATCAAGTGGTCACGAATCCATGCCGAGCTGGGGGAATCGCCCACCGCCTTGACGTACGCGATGGTGGATCGCGCGGTGCGCCTGGATATGGCCGAGACCGACGATCTCGAGTGGAAGCGGGCGTTGCCGCAGGGCCCGGACAAGAAGCTCGAGGAGTTCGCCAAGGACCTCGCGGCGATGGCCAACACCGGCGGCGGCCTGATCGTGTACGGGGTGAGCGAGGACGCCGACGAGCGGGCGGATGAGCTGCTCGGCGTCGCCAACGGTAAAGCGGAACGCCAGACCCTGCACTCGTACGCGGCGCGCTGGGTCCGCCCGCTGATCGGCGATCTGGCGATCGAGTCGCTGGACGACGGCCGGGGCGGGCCTGGCCTGATCGTGGTGTTCGTGACGGCCAGCCCAGACGCGCCGCATGTGGTGGTCTACGAGAACAACCGGATGGGCGTGCCCTACCGGTACGGGCCGCACACGAACTGGATGTCGGAGCACGAACTGGAGCGCGCCTACCGGGACCGGTTCTCCCGGCGTGCCGACGACCGGGCGGCGCTGGTCGCGCTGCTTGACGGGTTGAAGCCGGAGATCGATCAGGACAAGGGTGTGTGGCTGGCGCTGGCGGCCCAGCCGGTCCTGTCCCCGCCTCCGCGCACGTCGGGGCCTGATCGCCAGAACGCCATCAAGGCGATTCTCGATGCCGAGGCCCTGGCCGGGGACCTCACGGGCGACACATCGTGGTTTCGAAAGCTGCTGGGGCTTTCCGATGGCGTGGTGGCGAACCCACGCACCGGGTTGCGGCGGTGGCGGTTCCGCTCGTACCGCGCCGATGACAATCTCCAGGCCTCAGCCTCGTGGCCAGTGGTGGAGTTGCACCACAACGGCGGGGTCGCCCTCGCGGTCGAACTGACCAGCACCGTCAGCGTGCCGAAACTCCACGACGCGCACTGGGTGCCGGTCAGAGTCATGGACCTGCTGATCGGAGCGGGCGTCGCGCTGGCCTCGTCGCATAGCCGCACGCTGGGCATCACCGGAACGATCATGGTGCGCGCGGACCTGCTCACCAGCGGATCAGCGCCCAGCCGGCATCTCATCGCCGTCGAACGAGTGCATCCAGACAGCAGCTCTTTCGAGCGTGTCGGTGGTTCCGCGCCCGTGCGGGTACCTGCCGCAGTGGAGGCCACGTTCACCGCCGACAGTGACATCACCGCTTTGCGCGACGCGGCCCGGCAGCTCGCGGAAGACCTCAATCATCAGTTCGGGAAACCGGACTGCAGTCTGCCCTGA
- a CDS encoding nucleotide disphospho-sugar-binding domain-containing protein produces MRALFATSPGLGHVFPTISLAHALRAAGHEVLVATAGGKEAANAGLHVVDTAPGVDIGAVFHQAASEQPEEFDYSTDVDTEKGLEFVGAIFAKLSGVSVDLTVSAAESWRPDVVVYSSMEGTGPLVAAKLGVPAVSHGFGFADEAPMTEVIFKKMVEERERHGVQGFPEVCESIDVAPPSMVDRPVRGWPMRYVPYNGGGVLPEWVLERPARPRVAVTLGTVLTQVGALTSLTKLVDVARHLDAEFVLALGDADPSPLGELPDNVRAAGWVPLSALLPTCAALVHHGGAGSTLTAIDAGVTQLVLPHGADQYVNADAVARRGLGLRSEPDQVDAELIDRLLTDPGLGRAASEVADEIATLPRPADLVPKIAGLA; encoded by the coding sequence GTGCGCGCACTCTTCGCGACCTCCCCCGGTCTTGGCCATGTGTTCCCGACGATCTCCCTGGCACACGCGCTGCGTGCCGCCGGCCACGAGGTGCTGGTGGCGACCGCGGGCGGCAAGGAGGCCGCGAACGCCGGCCTGCACGTCGTGGACACCGCGCCGGGTGTCGACATCGGCGCGGTGTTCCACCAGGCGGCCAGCGAGCAACCCGAGGAATTCGACTACAGCACGGACGTCGACACCGAGAAGGGGTTGGAGTTCGTCGGCGCGATCTTCGCCAAGTTGTCCGGCGTGTCGGTGGACCTGACCGTGTCGGCGGCCGAATCGTGGCGGCCGGACGTGGTCGTGTACTCGTCGATGGAGGGCACCGGGCCGCTGGTCGCCGCGAAGCTCGGCGTGCCGGCCGTGTCGCACGGCTTCGGGTTCGCCGACGAGGCGCCGATGACCGAGGTGATCTTCAAGAAGATGGTCGAGGAACGCGAACGGCATGGCGTGCAAGGGTTTCCCGAGGTGTGTGAGTCGATCGACGTGGCGCCGCCGAGCATGGTCGACCGGCCGGTGCGCGGCTGGCCGATGCGGTACGTGCCGTACAACGGAGGCGGCGTGCTGCCCGAGTGGGTGCTCGAACGGCCCGCGCGCCCGCGCGTCGCGGTGACACTCGGCACGGTGCTGACCCAGGTCGGCGCGCTCACGTCGTTGACCAAACTCGTCGATGTGGCACGGCATCTGGACGCCGAGTTCGTACTCGCCCTCGGCGACGCGGACCCGTCGCCGCTGGGAGAACTGCCGGACAACGTGCGGGCGGCCGGGTGGGTGCCGCTGTCCGCGCTGCTGCCGACCTGCGCGGCGCTGGTGCACCACGGCGGGGCAGGCTCGACGCTGACCGCGATCGACGCCGGAGTCACGCAGCTCGTGCTGCCGCACGGCGCGGACCAGTACGTGAATGCGGACGCCGTGGCGCGGCGCGGGCTCGGTCTGCGTTCGGAGCCGGATCAGGTGGACGCGGAGCTGATCGACCGCCTGCTCACCGACCCTGGGCTGGGCCGGGCCGCCTCCGAGGTGGCCGACGAGATCGCGACCCTGCCGAGGCCCGCCGACCTCGTACCGAAAATCGCCGGCCTTGCCTGA
- a CDS encoding S1 family peptidase, with amino-acid sequence MWIRRMSMIAAALVAGSLFAGPAAVAESSAGPPIEPFIIGGKVVTTPYSFFASLQRNGRHFCGASLIAPQWLVTAKHCVQGSTGGGFSARIGSVNTGSGGELITAASATLGANDIAVVKLSRAATATPIKIAASSPAVGTVNKLIGHGQTCGTPGCGGASPQLREVDTTTVADSRCTADFKRGKEICFQGAPGTSACYGDSGGPSILDGKLTGATSRSGNNSSNCLNGPGIYNSVPGYRAWIDQVTGGAVTAWEATA; translated from the coding sequence ATGTGGATCCGACGTATGTCCATGATCGCCGCCGCCCTCGTTGCCGGGTCGCTCTTCGCCGGGCCCGCGGCTGTGGCCGAATCATCGGCTGGACCGCCGATCGAACCCTTCATCATCGGCGGCAAGGTCGTCACCACTCCTTACTCGTTCTTCGCGTCGCTGCAACGCAACGGCCGTCATTTCTGCGGGGCGTCGTTGATCGCCCCGCAATGGCTCGTCACGGCGAAACACTGCGTCCAGGGCTCCACCGGTGGTGGTTTCTCCGCTCGGATCGGCTCGGTCAACACCGGCTCCGGTGGTGAGCTCATCACCGCGGCAAGCGCGACCCTCGGCGCGAACGACATCGCCGTGGTGAAGCTGTCGAGAGCAGCCACCGCCACGCCGATCAAGATCGCGGCCTCCAGCCCGGCCGTCGGCACCGTCAACAAGCTGATCGGACACGGTCAGACGTGCGGTACCCCTGGTTGCGGTGGCGCGTCGCCACAGCTTCGCGAGGTGGACACCACTACCGTCGCGGACTCCCGGTGTACCGCCGATTTCAAGCGAGGCAAGGAGATCTGCTTCCAGGGCGCGCCTGGAACCAGTGCCTGCTACGGCGATTCCGGCGGACCGTCGATTTTGGACGGCAAGCTGACCGGCGCCACCAGCCGATCCGGGAACAACAGCAGCAACTGCCTCAATGGTCCCGGAATCTACAACAGCGTTCCCGGCTATCGGGCCTGGATCGACCAGGTCACGGGTGGTGCGGTGACCGCGTGGGAGGCAACGGCATAG
- a CDS encoding globin domain-containing protein, with the protein MLSPASTAVVRATLPAVRAHSTEITGEFYSSMFSAHPELLDLFNQGNQADGRQKLALAAAVVGFAESLTAGDEAAPFELVAERIAHKHVSLGIRAEQYPVVGHHLLTAVGTVLGDAVTPEVFAAWHEVYWLLACRLIAAEARLYQRGDLDPADLWRRWRVAKRLDEAVDAVSFTMVPDDGAAVPQFAPGQYVSVAVELPDGRRQPRQYSLSHGPGRGSLRITVRRVRGHEGAPAGAVSNYLHDQVNEDDILLLGPPAGETTLDTGDGPVLLVSAGIGITPMAAMLDHLARTQPTRRIVLAHADRSPAHHALRRECAQTVSGLGDADELYWYESDHDGRSRTGRMDVDVLPLRPDTTAYLCGPLPFMQGIRAGLIRRGVPAERIRYEVFGPGMLDQG; encoded by the coding sequence TTGCTGTCACCAGCGTCCACCGCGGTCGTTCGTGCCACTTTGCCCGCCGTACGCGCACACTCCACGGAGATCACCGGTGAGTTCTATTCGTCCATGTTCTCCGCGCATCCGGAGTTGCTCGACCTGTTCAACCAGGGCAATCAGGCCGATGGGCGCCAGAAACTCGCGCTGGCGGCCGCCGTGGTCGGCTTCGCCGAGTCTTTGACCGCCGGTGACGAAGCCGCGCCCTTCGAGCTAGTCGCCGAGCGGATCGCTCACAAGCACGTATCGCTGGGGATCCGGGCCGAGCAGTACCCGGTCGTCGGTCACCATCTGCTCACCGCCGTCGGAACCGTCCTGGGTGACGCGGTCACTCCTGAGGTCTTCGCGGCATGGCACGAGGTGTACTGGTTGCTCGCTTGCCGGCTGATCGCGGCCGAAGCCCGCCTCTATCAGCGTGGCGATCTCGACCCGGCCGACCTCTGGCGCCGGTGGCGCGTGGCCAAGCGCCTGGACGAGGCTGTCGACGCGGTTTCGTTCACGATGGTCCCCGACGACGGCGCGGCCGTACCGCAGTTCGCGCCGGGCCAGTACGTATCAGTCGCGGTCGAACTGCCCGATGGCCGACGTCAGCCTCGCCAATACTCGCTGTCGCACGGCCCTGGGCGGGGTTCGCTGCGGATCACCGTCCGCCGGGTCCGCGGCCACGAGGGTGCCCCGGCCGGAGCGGTGTCCAACTACCTGCACGACCAGGTGAACGAAGACGACATCCTGCTGCTCGGGCCGCCCGCGGGGGAGACGACGCTCGACACCGGCGACGGGCCGGTACTCCTCGTCAGCGCCGGAATCGGGATCACGCCGATGGCCGCCATGCTGGACCACCTCGCCCGTACCCAGCCGACCCGGCGGATCGTGCTTGCCCACGCCGACCGCTCGCCCGCCCACCACGCGCTCCGTCGCGAATGCGCCCAAACCGTGAGCGGCCTTGGCGATGCCGACGAACTGTACTGGTACGAAAGCGACCACGACGGCCGCTCGAGGACGGGGCGGATGGATGTCGACGTGCTGCCGCTGCGACCGGACACCACTGCCTATCTGTGTGGCCCTTTGCCGTTCATGCAAGGCATCCGCGCCGGGCTGATCCGGCGCGGTGTGCCCGCCGAACGCATTCGCTACGAAGTCTTCGGGCCCGGAATGCTCGACCAAGGCTGA
- the dacB gene encoding D-alanyl-D-alanine carboxypeptidase/D-alanyl-D-alanine endopeptidase, whose translation MKHSGQVQTGDHSRRTVLKLLGATPIAAAGLLSAGATARADTSERTLAAKIADIIKRPEFAGSQWGMRFQPAGAEPVFTMNPEQRFVAASAFKVFVAGSAFSALGAGHRFRTTVHRTGPVVNGALRGDLVLVAGGDLLLGPRIRPDGTLALPLPDHSYGSATAPIHGDPLQQLRHLAGQVACRGIRRVEGRVTVDASLFRQGREQIAIGNISIPVSPMMVNDNIVDVVVTPGGQAGAPAGLRVWPDIAYLTVVNDVTTVLNPLRRLTFTEVSTAPDGTRTVRLTGDVRLGGPPVVSPYFVPDPVRFAEIAFAEALHDAGVDVIGHLSRLDSGRRTQVAEYISPPLSEQVKVMLKISSNPHTVHFPYLVGAVAGHDPDTPKVTGERYQRELFERAGVDPDDPVGDRYTSDFFVRFLSHMARQKYFVPYRQALPIMGRDGSIAHVLPDSPAAGRVFAKTGTASMGDVLHKALAGYIVLPDGRLVMFAQFMNKSVGSVDEAMALQSVVETAQGEIAAAVYESLTR comes from the coding sequence GTGAAACATTCCGGCCAGGTCCAGACCGGCGACCACTCACGTCGCACCGTGCTCAAGCTCCTCGGCGCCACCCCCATCGCCGCGGCGGGTCTGCTGTCGGCAGGTGCGACGGCACGCGCCGACACCTCCGAGCGCACCCTCGCGGCCAAGATCGCCGACATCATCAAGCGGCCCGAGTTCGCCGGTTCCCAGTGGGGTATGCGGTTCCAGCCTGCCGGGGCCGAACCCGTCTTCACCATGAACCCCGAGCAGCGATTCGTCGCGGCCTCCGCCTTCAAGGTGTTCGTCGCGGGCTCCGCCTTCTCCGCGCTCGGCGCCGGCCACCGGTTCCGCACGACCGTCCACCGCACCGGCCCGGTGGTCAACGGTGCCCTCAGGGGAGATCTGGTGCTGGTGGCCGGCGGCGACCTGCTGCTGGGCCCGAGGATCCGGCCGGACGGCACGCTCGCGCTGCCGTTACCCGACCATTCCTACGGCAGCGCGACCGCCCCGATACACGGGGACCCCCTCCAGCAGCTGCGCCACCTGGCCGGCCAGGTGGCGTGCCGGGGCATCCGCCGCGTCGAGGGCCGGGTGACCGTGGACGCCTCGTTGTTCCGGCAGGGCCGTGAGCAGATCGCCATCGGGAACATCTCGATCCCGGTCTCGCCCATGATGGTCAACGACAACATCGTCGACGTGGTGGTGACGCCCGGCGGTCAGGCCGGTGCCCCGGCCGGGCTCCGGGTGTGGCCGGACATCGCCTACCTGACCGTCGTCAACGACGTCACCACCGTCTTGAACCCCTTGCGACGGCTGACTTTCACCGAGGTCTCGACTGCGCCGGACGGTACGCGCACCGTGCGGCTCACCGGTGACGTGCGGCTGGGCGGCCCGCCGGTCGTGTCCCCGTATTTCGTGCCCGACCCGGTTCGTTTCGCGGAGATCGCCTTCGCCGAGGCACTGCACGACGCGGGCGTCGACGTCATCGGTCACCTGTCCAGATTGGACAGTGGCCGTCGGACGCAGGTGGCCGAGTACATCTCTCCGCCCTTGTCGGAACAGGTGAAGGTCATGCTCAAGATCAGCTCGAACCCGCACACCGTCCACTTCCCCTATCTCGTCGGCGCCGTCGCCGGTCACGATCCCGACACCCCGAAGGTGACGGGAGAGCGTTACCAGCGGGAGCTGTTCGAGCGGGCCGGTGTCGACCCCGACGACCCGGTGGGCGACCGCTACACATCGGACTTCTTCGTCCGTTTCCTCAGCCATATGGCGCGGCAGAAGTACTTCGTCCCGTACCGGCAAGCGCTGCCGATCATGGGACGGGACGGATCGATCGCCCACGTTCTGCCCGATTCACCGGCCGCGGGCCGGGTCTTCGCCAAAACCGGCACCGCCAGCATGGGCGATGTCCTCCACAAGGCGCTGGCAGGCTACATCGTGCTGCCGGACGGCAGGCTGGTCATGTTCGCCCAGTTCATGAACAAATCCGTCGGCTCCGTCGACGAGGCGATGGCGCTGCAGAGCGTCGTCGAGACCGCGCAGGGCGAGATCGCCGCGGCCGTCTACGAATCGCTTACCCGGTGA
- a CDS encoding serine hydrolase domain-containing protein, producing the protein MSTAPSRRSVLGLLGAAPIAAAGLLATSGTGDASEAGYRLPRDLLPGGRFDRFVAERAAADQFSGTVLVAYRGKQVLTRSHGMAHKTQGVANDTTTSFDLASMTKSFTAVAVARLAQEGRLAFHEPLGTYLDGFPADVATVTVHQLLTHTAGAGRPGRTNQRPPGEDEWDSENDIWQGMSAYLRTLPLQFTPGTRFGYSNDGYFILGAIVAAVSGQSYYDYVRRHVFTPAGLTDTDFYLKPTVIADGGIAHGYLTQPSGERVDITTTPWLPYIGSPYHGAFSSAPDLLRFAKALHGNQLLNPPFTRVVTEGKHALSPADRPSGDGELQFYGYGHVEAVTAARRVVGHSGSGPGRATNLDVFPDAGWVIVVLGNYDTTIQPIVALGRQLVTQG; encoded by the coding sequence GTGTCCACTGCCCCATCACGACGCTCGGTCCTCGGCCTGCTCGGCGCCGCACCGATCGCCGCGGCAGGCCTGCTCGCCACGTCAGGCACCGGCGATGCGAGCGAAGCGGGGTACCGGCTGCCGCGCGACCTCCTGCCGGGCGGGCGCTTCGACCGGTTCGTTGCCGAACGCGCCGCGGCGGACCAGTTCTCCGGCACCGTTCTGGTGGCGTACCGGGGCAAGCAAGTGCTGACGAGATCCCACGGCATGGCCCACAAGACCCAAGGTGTCGCCAACGACACGACCACGAGTTTCGACCTCGCCTCGATGACGAAGTCGTTCACCGCGGTGGCCGTCGCCCGGCTCGCGCAGGAGGGCCGACTCGCGTTCCACGAGCCGCTCGGCACCTATCTCGACGGATTCCCCGCCGACGTCGCCACGGTCACCGTGCACCAGCTGCTCACTCATACCGCGGGCGCGGGCAGGCCGGGCAGGACCAACCAGCGTCCGCCCGGCGAGGACGAGTGGGACAGCGAGAACGACATCTGGCAGGGCATGTCGGCCTATCTGCGCACACTGCCCTTGCAGTTCACCCCCGGAACCCGCTTCGGCTACAGCAATGACGGCTACTTCATCCTCGGCGCCATCGTCGCCGCGGTTTCGGGGCAGTCCTATTACGACTACGTGCGGCGGCACGTGTTCACGCCGGCGGGGCTCACCGACACCGACTTCTACCTCAAGCCGACGGTGATCGCCGACGGTGGCATCGCCCACGGCTACCTGACCCAGCCCTCCGGAGAGCGGGTGGACATCACGACCACCCCCTGGCTCCCCTACATCGGAAGCCCGTACCACGGCGCGTTCTCGTCGGCGCCCGATCTTCTCCGTTTCGCGAAGGCGCTGCACGGCAACCAGTTGCTCAATCCGCCGTTCACCAGGGTCGTCACCGAGGGCAAGCACGCGCTCAGCCCGGCGGACCGTCCGTCCGGTGACGGCGAACTCCAGTTCTACGGGTACGGCCACGTCGAGGCCGTCACGGCGGCCCGCCGCGTCGTCGGGCACTCCGGCAGCGGCCCCGGCCGGGCGACCAACCTGGATGTGTTCCCGGACGCGGGCTGGGTGATCGTGGTCCTCGGCAACTACGACACCACCATCCAGCCGATCGTGGCGCTGGGACGGCAGCTGGTCACGCAGGGGTGA
- the bluB gene encoding 5,6-dimethylbenzimidazole synthase, which produces MTCEPGEGLLYETIHRRRDTRGEFTGEPIPTEMLHRVLGAAHAAPSVGLSQPWDFVVVSDRDVRKRFREHVHTERQVFADRLDAERARVFSRIKIEGIEESSVGIVVGYDPSRGAPAVLGRHAIADAGLYSVCLAIQNLWLAATAEGLGLGWVSFYREEFLRELVGLPENVRPVAWLCVGPVRDLPAVPDLERHGWRDRLPLSAVLHYERYAHQPWSSIPGPKTS; this is translated from the coding sequence ATGACATGTGAACCGGGCGAAGGCTTGTTGTACGAGACGATCCACCGGCGCCGGGACACCAGAGGCGAGTTCACCGGGGAGCCGATTCCGACGGAAATGCTGCACCGCGTGCTGGGCGCGGCCCACGCCGCACCGAGCGTGGGCCTGTCACAACCATGGGACTTCGTCGTGGTGTCCGACAGGGACGTCCGGAAAAGGTTCCGGGAGCACGTGCACACCGAACGGCAGGTGTTCGCGGACCGACTGGACGCTGAGCGGGCCCGCGTCTTCTCCCGGATCAAGATCGAGGGCATCGAGGAGTCGTCCGTCGGCATCGTGGTCGGCTACGACCCGTCGCGTGGCGCCCCCGCGGTGCTGGGCAGGCACGCCATCGCCGACGCCGGCCTGTACTCGGTGTGCCTGGCCATTCAGAACCTCTGGCTGGCCGCGACCGCCGAAGGGCTCGGGCTCGGCTGGGTCAGCTTCTATCGCGAAGAGTTCCTGCGCGAACTGGTCGGACTGCCGGAGAACGTCCGCCCGGTGGCCTGGTTGTGCGTCGGCCCGGTGCGCGACCTGCCTGCGGTGCCCGATCTGGAACGGCACGGCTGGCGGGACCGGCTTCCCCTCAGCGCGGTCCTGCACTACGAACGGTATGCGCATCAGCCTTGGTCGAGCATTCCGGGCCCGAAGACTTCGTAG